A region of the Clostridium estertheticum subsp. estertheticum genome:
ACTATATTCCAAAAGGTTATGTCCTCTGGAAGACGTGCTAACTCATATCCCCCATTAACACCTGGAATTGAATTAACAATTCCTGCTTTCCTTAATTTTGTATATACTTTTGATAAATAGGTTTCTGAAACTCCTTGAAATGCGGCTAAATCCTTAATCCCAACAGTTTTCCCTGATGGAAGATCTACCATATATAATAAACAATGTAATGCATATTCTATTCCTATTGAAAATTGCAATATAATCAACCTCCTAAATAACAAGATAATCTTTCCACATAATACTTCATTACTTTATATTAGTCAATATAGCTGATTTGATCATAGATAATATTTATCCTTAATATATTTATTATATATTGACTTTTTAAAACAGCCAATATATAATAAATACAGACAATACTTATCCACGATACATAGTATCTATGATTATTGTGTATATTGTTTAATAAAAATTATATGAGGAGGAAGTATATAATGCTTACAGAAAAGTTTTTTGATGTGCTAAAAAAGGAAGGTGTAGTTTCAATAGTATCATGGGGGATAGATGAACCACATGTTGTTAACACTTGGAACTCATATTTGGTTGTAACATCTGATGAAAGAATTTTAATTCCTGCATATGCAATGCGTAGAACAGAAAAGAATGTAAATCAAAATAATAAAGTGAAAATCGCTCTAGGTAGTAAAGAAGTTTTGGGTTATAAAGATTACCCAGGAACAGGGTTCGTGATTGAAGGTACTGCAAAATATCTTGAGTTAGGTTCAGAATTTGATATGATGAAAGAAAAGTTTTCTTTTTTAACTAGGGTGTTAGAGGTAACAGTTACATCTGCAAAACAAATGATTTAAATCTCCTTCTCTCCGGCAAAGCAAAGAACTCCACAGATATTATGTGGAGTTCTTTGCTTTGGTTTATGATGTATATATTTAAAAAATAATAACATTTTAATTATATTTTAGCTAAAACCATTTATATTGAGATATTTTTTTGTATCAGTATCTATATAATCTTTAGAAATAACTACCGGTGATACCTCATAATTTCCGTTTAAAGGTCACAAAAGGTCGAAAATTATTAAAGTAATCTTATATATAATCGATAAATAAAAAAAGGCGTTAAAAGATTATTGATTACTTAATACTTTTAATAGCCTTGTTTATTTTAAATATCACATAAGGAGATGTTTTCATGAAAAGAAAATATAGTTTGTTCGTAAAATTTTTAGTAGTAGCCATGATATGTATTATTATACCTTTACTCATTAGTGGCTTTTATTCAGTTAACTCATTTTCAAATTCTTTGGAAAGTGAAGCAAAAAAATCATTGAGCAGTGCAGCTATTTCAAATAAAAATTATATAGATGTAGCTTTTAAGGATCAAATGGATTTAGCGACATCTATTTCAAATGAAAGTGAAGTTGTAAACTACTTTAAAGAATTTAAAAAAACTAACAAACCTAACCAAGCAGTATTAACCCATATGTCAAGTAATTTGGAAACTAAATTCAAGAATTCAAATGGATTATATGAGAATATGATTTTTCAAGTGATTTCTTCTGATTTAAATAAAGTAACAGTAGCTGATGGTATTGGTGGAAAGTCTATTGGGGATAAAAGACCAGTTACCAAAGATTCATTAAAAGCCTTGGAGAAAGAAGGCAAAGCTAAGATTGGGAGTGTTATGGCTTCGCCTGTAACAGGAAGACCTGTTATTACAATAAGCTCACCGATTTTAGAGACTGATACTAAACTGTTAACAGCATCATTCCTAAATTCAATAGATTTAAATACATTAACTCAAAATATTGTTAAATCAAACTCTAATGAATCTATTAAAACTTTTTTAATAGATCCAACAGGTCTTGTAGTTTCATCAGAAAATTCTTCACAAATATTAAAACTTAACTTAAGCAAAGAAAAAGGAGATATGCCGGATTTCTACGGTACAATGAAGGCTAACGATTCTGGTATAGGTTATTTTACTATTAATGGTGTAAAAAATATAGTTTCATATACCAAAAGTGATATTACAAAGTTATATATTGTATCCTTTATACCAGTGGAACAGTATATGTCAAAAATCAATAGTGTTAGAAATGGAATAATTATCGTAATTATTATAAGTCTTATTATATCTAGCTTGTTAATATTATTATTTTCACGAAGTATTACTAAACCGTTAAAATTAGCTGTGGAATATATAAGAACATTTGCTTTAGGAGATTTTTCAAAGGAAGTACCAGATAAAGCAATGATGGTAAGTGATGAAACTGGTGAGTTAATGGTTTCTTTAAATACAATGCAAAAATCTATTAGGACTATGCTTAAAACTGTAGTTAAACAATCTGAAAAAATAGAGAGTTCAGTTATTATAACTAATAAGAATATGTATGATTTAGAGTATCAAATTGAGGAAATATCATCAACAACTGAAGAGTTGTCCGCTAGCATGGAGGAAACAGCAGCTTCATCAGAAGAATTGAGTGCTTCTTCCGATGAATTAGGAAAAGCGGTGACTACTATATCCGAAAAAGCTCAAGAAGGTGCTGAAAATTCAGGTGAGATAAGAAAAAGAGCACAGGAATTAAAAGAAAGTGCAGTTCTTTCTAAAAAGGTAGCTGAAGATATTAGGAATAACATATATAATAGTTTAAAAAAATCAATAGAGCAGTCAAAAGCAGTTACTCAAATTAATGAATTAACGGAGTCTATTTTGCAGATTTCATCTCAAACGAATTTATTAGCTTTAAATGCTGCAATAGAAGCTGCACGGGCAGGAGAAGCAGGGAAGGGTTTTGCAGTAGTAGCTGAAGAGGTTAGAAAGCTGGCTGAGGATTCAAAAAATATTACTAATGAAATTCAGCGAGTAACTAAAATAGTGGTATCTTCAGTAGAAAGTTTAAAATACAATTCGGAGAATGTATTAGATTTCATAGATTCAACAGTAATAAAAGATTATATTTCTATGGTTGATATTGGAGAACAGTATTATAAAGATGCAAACTATGTTGGAAATCTTGTAAATGATTTTAGTAGTAAAGCTCAGGAGGTAAGCTCCTCTCTTCAAATTATGATTAACGTCATAAATGAAATATCAACTGCAAATAATGAAATGGCTATAGGAACTGAAAATATTGCTAATAAAGCATCTATTAGTTTACAAAAATCAAACGATGTATCAGAGGTAACAAGTGATACTAATAAAGTATCTGAAGAATTAAAGAATATTGTTTCAGAATTCAAAATCTAATTATAAGGGGATTTGAACCCGTAATTAGGGGCCTATGTAATTGATGAGTACATAAAAGGAGATAAAGTTTACAATTTATTGTTATTCTCGACATTCTAATGACACATATAATTGTTATTGTTAATACATAGAAAGAAACTAGTAATTGATTTTTTAATTAGAGTCCCCCTTTAATTAAATATATATATAACTAGCAATGGACTGGTGTTATTTAGCCAGTCTATTTTATTTTTTTGTTTATATAATAATATATTTTTAGAGACTACCTTAATGGGTAGTTTTTTTAGTATGTCTCATATATTTAACGACATTTTAGAAGGAAAGTCGCCCACTTCTATAAGTGGTAGTTAACTACCTTATCAAAAACAAAACTTCAGTGGGAGTATGAATCTCCTTCTGAAGTCGTTAATCTGCAGCTCCGCAGGAGATGATTTCATAAAAAGAAAATAAGATTATTAAAAAAATATTGACAGACCAATGGAAAGGTAATATATTATCTATATAGGTAACATGTTACTTATAAGGAGGATATATTAGAAGCACAAGAGAGGAAGTTAATTATGAGTAAGATTGAAAAGATGAGTGATACACAATATTTATTTGGTGTAATTTTTATAGTTGCTAACAGGGTAGATACTATGCTTGAAAGAGAATTTAAACGATTTGGTATTACAACAAAGCAATGGTTTTTATCAGTTATTATAGATAATTTATTTGATAAGCCACCTACAATAAAAGAAGTTGCAAAGGCGATGGGGAGTTCTCATCAGAATGTTAAACAGGTTGCTTTAAAGCTAGAACAAAAGGGATTGTTGATTTTACAAAAGGATAAAAGAGATGCACGTGTAACTAGACTTAAGTTATCAGAGAACAGTTTTGATTTTTGGACAAAGATTAGAGGGGAAGGTACATCATTTACTCAAGAGTTGTTTAATGA
Encoded here:
- a CDS encoding pyridoxamine 5'-phosphate oxidase family protein produces the protein MLTEKFFDVLKKEGVVSIVSWGIDEPHVVNTWNSYLVVTSDERILIPAYAMRRTEKNVNQNNKVKIALGSKEVLGYKDYPGTGFVIEGTAKYLELGSEFDMMKEKFSFLTRVLEVTVTSAKQMI
- a CDS encoding methyl-accepting chemotaxis protein, with translation MKRKYSLFVKFLVVAMICIIIPLLISGFYSVNSFSNSLESEAKKSLSSAAISNKNYIDVAFKDQMDLATSISNESEVVNYFKEFKKTNKPNQAVLTHMSSNLETKFKNSNGLYENMIFQVISSDLNKVTVADGIGGKSIGDKRPVTKDSLKALEKEGKAKIGSVMASPVTGRPVITISSPILETDTKLLTASFLNSIDLNTLTQNIVKSNSNESIKTFLIDPTGLVVSSENSSQILKLNLSKEKGDMPDFYGTMKANDSGIGYFTINGVKNIVSYTKSDITKLYIVSFIPVEQYMSKINSVRNGIIIVIIISLIISSLLILLFSRSITKPLKLAVEYIRTFALGDFSKEVPDKAMMVSDETGELMVSLNTMQKSIRTMLKTVVKQSEKIESSVIITNKNMYDLEYQIEEISSTTEELSASMEETAASSEELSASSDELGKAVTTISEKAQEGAENSGEIRKRAQELKESAVLSKKVAEDIRNNIYNSLKKSIEQSKAVTQINELTESILQISSQTNLLALNAAIEAARAGEAGKGFAVVAEEVRKLAEDSKNITNEIQRVTKIVVSSVESLKYNSENVLDFIDSTVIKDYISMVDIGEQYYKDANYVGNLVNDFSSKAQEVSSSLQIMINVINEISTANNEMAIGTENIANKASISLQKSNDVSEVTSDTNKVSEELKNIVSEFKI
- a CDS encoding MarR family winged helix-turn-helix transcriptional regulator, with the protein product MSKIEKMSDTQYLFGVIFIVANRVDTMLEREFKRFGITTKQWFLSVIIDNLFDKPPTIKEVAKAMGSSHQNVKQVALKLEQKGLLILQKDKRDARVTRLKLSENSFDFWTKIRGEGTSFTQELFNDIDKDELEVARRVMQKMQLNINKMDNKSEGRLL